From the genome of Anaerolineae bacterium, one region includes:
- a CDS encoding VIT1/CCC1 transporter family protein, whose amino-acid sequence MTSTEATSVITPQIREKLLTFQRNEITENLIYTQLARYVKTPENRRVLEQIAADELRHYEVWRSYSGQDVPPDHWKARWYIAISRLFGLTFGLKLMEGGEGNTHEDYTPLIGILPEAAALAQEEKQHENKLIGLLDEELLRYVSSIVLGLNDALVELTGALAGLTLALQNTRLIALTGAITGIAAALSMGASEYLSTRSEEAESGSGRSPLKAAVYTGFAYIITVLLLILPYLLLSNYYVCLAIALAIAVLVIAFFNYYISVAKDQSFRSRFLEMTGLSLGVAVLSFLIGYLFRTFFGIEV is encoded by the coding sequence ATGACATCTACGGAAGCCACATCGGTGATTACGCCGCAGATTCGGGAAAAGCTATTAACCTTTCAGAGAAACGAGATCACCGAAAATTTGATCTACACCCAGTTGGCCCGATATGTCAAGACACCGGAAAACCGTCGGGTATTGGAGCAGATCGCCGCTGATGAGCTGCGCCACTATGAAGTCTGGCGCAGTTACAGCGGCCAAGATGTACCGCCAGATCACTGGAAGGCGAGATGGTATATCGCCATCAGCCGGTTGTTCGGATTGACCTTTGGCCTCAAGTTGATGGAGGGCGGTGAAGGGAACACCCATGAAGACTACACACCATTGATCGGCATCCTGCCGGAGGCCGCGGCCTTGGCCCAGGAGGAGAAGCAGCACGAAAACAAACTGATTGGGCTGTTGGATGAGGAGCTGCTGCGCTACGTCAGCTCGATTGTCCTAGGACTGAACGATGCCCTTGTGGAGCTGACCGGCGCCCTGGCCGGGCTCACGCTGGCGCTGCAGAATACCCGGTTGATCGCCCTCACCGGCGCCATCACTGGGATCGCTGCCGCCCTTTCGATGGGAGCCTCAGAATACCTTTCCACCCGTTCTGAGGAGGCCGAGAGCGGCTCTGGCCGATCGCCGTTAAAGGCCGCCGTTTACACCGGCTTCGCTTACATCATCACAGTATTGTTGCTCATTTTGCCCTATTTGTTGTTATCGAACTACTATGTCTGTCTGGCCATTGCGCTGGCCATCGCTGTACTGGTGATTGCGTTCTTCAACTATTACATCTCGGTGGCCAAAGATCAATCGTTCCGCAGTCGTTTTCTGGAGATGACCGGCCTGAGCCTCGGGGTGGCAGTACTGAGCTTTCTGATCGGGTATCTGTTCCGCACTTTCTTTGGCATCGAAGTTTAA